In Chryseobacterium sp., the genomic window GTCTTTTCCGATTCTTTGGCTCAGATTTTCCTGGGTAAGGCCAATTTCTTCCAAAAGCCTGTGATAAGTCAGGGCAATTTCGATCGCATCAAGATCTTCTCTCTGGATATTTTCAACAAGAGCCATTTCAAGAAGCTCCTGGTCATTGACTAAACGGATATAGGCAGGAATAGTCGTAAGCCCTGCAATTTTCGTTGCTCTGTAACGTCTTTCCCCCGATATGATCTCGAATTTCTCACCATCTTTTCTCAGGGTAATCGGTTGGATCACGCCTAAGTTTTTGATAGACTGTGCGAGTTCATTTAGTGCTTTCTCATCAAAATAAGTTCTTGGCTGCGTCGGATTCGGATAAATATCTTCAAGGGCCACTTCTACAATATTTCCAACAAATTTATCTGCTCCTTCATCAGTAGCGGAATTAATCATTGCTTTAGATTCTGCACTTAAAATGGCTCCCAAGCCGCGTCCCATAGCTCTTTTTTTGTCCTTCATAGATATAATTGATAAATGATGTCTGACAAGTGATGTGAATATTCACTTACCGGCCATTTATTATTAATTTAATTTTTTACTAAATTTTCGTTCTTTAAAAGAACTTCTTCTGCTAACTGAATGTACTGTATCGCTCCTTTACTTTCGGCGTCATAATTCAGGATACTTTCTCCAAAACTTGGAGCTTCACTCAGTCTTACATTTCTGCTGATAATCGTTTCAAAAACCATTTCAGGGAAATGCAGGTTAACTTCTTCCACAACCTGATTGGACAATCTTAATCTGCTGTCATACATCGTAAGAAGAAGGCCTTCAATATCAAGATCCTTGTTATGGATCTTCTGAACATTTTTAACGGTGTTCAAAAGCTTTCCAAGCCCTTCTAATGCAAAGTATTCACACTGGATCGGAATAATCACGGAGTCTGCCGCAGTAAGCGCATTGACCGTGATAAGACCTAAACTCGGCGCACAGTCGATAATGATATAATCATAATCTGCTCTTACACTTGCCAATGCTTTTTTAAGCATATATTCACGGTCTTCCTTGTCTACCAATTCGATTTCTGCCGCTACCAGGTCAATATGTGATGGAATAATATCCAGGTTCGGAGTCGCAGTTCTTTTGATACAAGCTCTCGTATCTGCACTGTGCTCCAATAGATTATATGTAGAATACTGAACATCTTCCACACCGAGACCTGATGTAGCATTCGCCTGGGGGTCAGCGTCAATGATTAATATTCTTTTTTCCAATACTCCCAATGCTGCTGCCAAATTTACGGCGGTGGTAGTCTTACCAACACCTCCTTTTTGATTAGCAATACCTATGATTTTTGCCATTATTCGAACTTTAAGTTTCAAAAATACACTTTTTTCTTTGCTCTCGGTGAATAGAGAAATTCAAAATTGAGTTAAAATATTGTTAATAAGCACTTTAACATTCAAAAAAATTATCCACAAAAAAAAATCTTTGTGGATAACTTTTAAAATATATTCTAGTACTGATTATTCAAACCTCATGGAGATGGGAAATTTGAAATAACTTCTTACATTTTCCCCTTTTTTATTTTTTGCAGGAATCCATTTTCCTTTACTTGAGATGTTTTTAATTGTTCTCATGGCCTCGCTGTTAAAGTCGGCATTGGTTCCATTAGCTTTTACCCCTGAAATAGTTCCGTCCATTTCCACAATAAAGGTAACTGTCGTTTTTACTACATCTTCTGATTCAAATCCTGAACCATCGAAGTTGTTCATTACTTTATTTCTGAATGAATCTATTCCTCCTGTAAAACTAGCTTCAACACTAAGTTCTGTTTCAATTTTATTTTTGTCTACCGGCTGAGGAACAGCTGGTGGAGCCGTATGAATCACAGGTCCTGTGCCTACAGATGGAGGAGCCGGAACATAGGAGTCACTGTTTACGGGTTTACCTTTTAGATTGGTATCCAAGCCTGCCACAGCATCATCCGGAATAGGATCTTTCTGAACATTATCCGGAGCATTACGGGAAGGGGTGGGAACCGTGCTGTCATACGTTTTCACATCAGGGGGTGAAACCGGTTTAACCGGCTCAATTTTCACAGGGGGAGTAACCGGCTCATCAGGTATTACCGGAGTAAAATCAATCACAACTCCTTCCGGTGTCTTTGAAGGTGCTTCTACTTTGAAAGCTGATATTACAAAAGGTGTAATGGACACAGCAGCCAATAAGCTTACTCCTACAAAAAGTGCTTTGGTTAATATTTTATCTGATTCGTTTCTTAATGCATAAGCGCCGTATTCTTTGTTGCGGTGCTCAAAAAGAACTTCGTTAAAACGAAATTCCTGATTTTGATTCTGGTATTTCATCACTACTACTATTTAAACTGTTAAAAAAATGATTATTAATTTTTTAGTTCTTATCGATAAGCATTGTTTCAATATCAAAAGATCTGCCAAAAAATTGCCGAAATAACATAATATTAAAAAAAATTATGATAAGGTTTAAATTTTAACATTTTACATAGAAAATCTATACAGGAAAAGAGTTTCAGTTCTGATGAAAACAATAAGCACCATAAATACAAATAGCTTAGCAAAAGATTAGTTCTGAATCACTTAGTGCAGTCCTAAATAAACAATCAGTAAAACAGCATATCTCATTAATTTTAAACAAAAAAAAGAGACCATCAATCGATAGTCTCTTTGTTATTTTATTTTCCAGGAATATTAGAATAATTCTTTTCTGATAATGTTCTGGCTTCTTTCAGGCCCTACAGAAACCAGGTATACATTGATTCCTAAATATTTTTCGATAAACTCAATGTATTTCTGAGCATTGTCAGGAAGTTCATCATAGCTTCTGGCTTTTGTAATATCTTCTTCCCAACCCGGTAAATCCTGGTAAATAGGTTCGTAGTTATACAATTTCTCAGTT contains:
- a CDS encoding ParB/RepB/Spo0J family partition protein, encoding MKDKKRAMGRGLGAILSAESKAMINSATDEGADKFVGNIVEVALEDIYPNPTQPRTYFDEKALNELAQSIKNLGVIQPITLRKDGEKFEIISGERRYRATKIAGLTTIPAYIRLVNDQELLEMALVENIQREDLDAIEIALTYHRLLEEIGLTQENLSQRIGKDRSTITNSIRLLRLNPDIQNAIRSGEISAGHGRAIISLENEEDQQILFDLIIKEKLNVRQAEQAAAALKNPKSQAAKKAKAELSNNYKKAQKTIADILDVKVEIKASGNGKKGKIVLDFKNEEELEYILSHIK
- a CDS encoding energy transducer TonB, translated to MKYQNQNQEFRFNEVLFEHRNKEYGAYALRNESDKILTKALFVGVSLLAAVSITPFVISAFKVEAPSKTPEGVVIDFTPVIPDEPVTPPVKIEPVKPVSPPDVKTYDSTVPTPSRNAPDNVQKDPIPDDAVAGLDTNLKGKPVNSDSYVPAPPSVGTGPVIHTAPPAVPQPVDKNKIETELSVEASFTGGIDSFRNKVMNNFDGSGFESEDVVKTTVTFIVEMDGTISGVKANGTNADFNSEAMRTIKNISSKGKWIPAKNKKGENVRSYFKFPISMRFE
- a CDS encoding ParA family protein, whose amino-acid sequence is MAKIIGIANQKGGVGKTTTAVNLAAALGVLEKRILIIDADPQANATSGLGVEDVQYSTYNLLEHSADTRACIKRTATPNLDIIPSHIDLVAAEIELVDKEDREYMLKKALASVRADYDYIIIDCAPSLGLITVNALTAADSVIIPIQCEYFALEGLGKLLNTVKNVQKIHNKDLDIEGLLLTMYDSRLRLSNQVVEEVNLHFPEMVFETIISRNVRLSEAPSFGESILNYDAESKGAIQYIQLAEEVLLKNENLVKN